One Pseudoalteromonas rubra genomic window, GTTCCTGTTTATCGATAACCCTTTCTTCAACTACATAGATGGCGATCTGGCCCGCCTGAACAATACAGAGAAACGCGGCGCCTTACTGTTTTACACCTCCGCAGGCTGCGCAAACTGCCACGATGGCGTGATGTTTACACCTGAAAAAACCCGTGGTCCACTGTACCCACAAATTGGCCCTGACGCTGTGGCAGATGGCAATGCTAAAAATCAGTTCCGTATGCCCAGCCTGCTGAACGTCGGGATCACAGCTCCATATGGTGACAAAGGTGTCTTCCAGACACTGGAACGCGTTATTGAGCACTACAATGATGTAACTGGCTCTCTGGAAAGCTTCTATCACAATGTAGAAACCTGTCAGCTACCTCAATTTCAACACCTGACGACGGAACAATGCCGCCAGATTGTTGGTGGCGGCGAAGACTTTGTACTGACACTGAATGCTCAGAATCGGGCCATCTCCGACCGTAGCGACGAAGCAATCATCAAACATTTCACCAGTGATGAAATTCATTATCTGGCGACTTTCCTGCGCTCACTGACCGATCCCAATGCGGTGGCTGGTAGCAATGCCATAGAGGTACTCATTCCACCCCGGGATGGTGGGCCTGATGGACATCAATTTGATGCCATAGATAAAAACGGTAACTCACTTTAACCCCCAACCAAAAGGGCTGCATATTGCAGCCCTTTTATAAAACCACATTGATTCGCTCTACTAATCACTACATATAACTCTCTGCATCATAGAAAAGCTGCTTCAGCGTACCGCAATTAATAAACTTGTAAGTTAACTCACCTTCGCTGGGCACCCGCTTGGAAGCCCGGAACTTTTGCAGACAGGCACCCGTTAAATCAACGAAGATCAGATGATTGAAACTAGGCTTTTGCTGGATCTTGTGCACATATATCCGCTCCGTTTTATTGATTTCTATGGCGTCATATTCGTGCCATTGAGACGCAGGTTCCAGTTTACTGAGCTTGCGGGCAAACAGTTTATCACTCAGTACCAGTTGTCGCTCGGGATACACCAAACGACCTCCACGCGCATAATGACCCTCGTATACATCAGCCATAATCGTTACTTCTTCGCCGCGCTCAAGTCGCTGTAAGTTAAACGGCTCAGGCTTAATGGTGATGAGTTTTGAGTCACGAACCAGGCTAAGAAAAGCCACATCCGGATTTTCCAAACGATATACCACATGTATGTCGTTGGGTAAGCTGTAGGATGGAAAGTTCGTGGCGTAAATACGGGAGCCTCTGTTCATCAATACCATCCCATGCTCCCCCTTATAAGCGGGATTAAGCGGTGGTGCTTGTTTTTCATCGGCTAAAGCAATGGCAGTAAATAAGAAGGTCGCTATTAACAGAATCACGTGCATTGTCAGTGTCCTTGTGGTGTTTTCACTCAGTATAGCAAGCAATCACAAACACACTCGGGACTTAACCGCCATAACCCCCATGCAGTTTGGACTGTTTTGCATATTGCACAAAACAGCCTGTGCAAAAAACCAATTCCAATAGCCTGGAGCAAGTAAAGTGGCACATAAAAAAGCCGCTCAGACTAAGTCTGAACGGCACATGCTCAACGTTGCCAAAAGTGTATCTGTTATGGCTTAACCGGGATAAGGTTAAAGTTTTCTAGTCGACCTTCCAGATTGCGGTGCGCTTCAATCTCAGCGAAGAACGCCTGACCATTGCGTGTCGCTGGTTTAACGACTGAGTAAAATACAAAGTTCAGACCTGCAACAACCTGTTGCTGTGCAGCCAGGATGTCATAGTGTACACCCACTAGCGACTCTATCTGCTCTGCAGCCGCTTGCTCTGCTTCAGTGAAATCATCACGCAGTGCAACACCGTCGAATGAACCAATAGGTGGCACCAGTACAGGGCGGCTTAATACGCGCTCTGCAGTTTCTGTGTACTTGCCATCCAGCGCGTGGATCACGATAACTTCAAGTTTGTTTACTTTTGCCACATCCGGTGCAACGACCGGCTCAACCAAACAATAAAAAGCATAGTTAGTGCCGTTCACCAATTGCGACTGACCAGCCAATGGGGTGATTTTAACACCGTCACGCTGGTTGATGTGCTCAAACGCATTGATAAAGTCTTTGCTGAAATCTTTCGCCAGTACAACTGCACCATAGGCACCCAGGTTATGAACTGTTTGAGACATAATAGTTTCCTTATTATTTCCAGTAATCCCGCACCATGCGGGGCTTATTTAACTGGCCCTCAGTGTAGATGCGAATGAACCGCTTTGTGGTATCAGTTTAGTATCAGTTTGGTATCAGTTACCCAACCTTGAAACCTAGGCCATTAGGGTGAAAAAAAGCTGACAGCCTGTAGCATAATCTGAACACCTGAAGTGTTAATGGTATGTGGCAAAAGGCACCAATGGCTGCTAGCCTTTGATCCCAAATTCAGTGAGGAGCACGTCAATGGACGGCAGAGTGAAACTCAATTGTCATCGGCTTAAGGAACTTAGAAAAAGCCTGGGCCTGAGCCAGGAAAAACTGGCCTGCGCATGCCAGGATCAGGCTTTGTGTGTGTCTATTGCTACACTGAAACGCGCCGAATGTGGCAGCCGCGTCTATTATCGCACCGCTGGTGACCTAGCGCGCTTTTATCAAATCCCGGTTGCAGAGTTGCTAAGTGAGCAATCCAGTTAGCCCTCTGCAAGCTCACAGTCGCCTGCAATAAAGACCCTGGCAAACAACAAAGGGTGACAAAAATTGCTATGTTGGGGTAAATCTTGTACTCTTCCGGCCCGCATTCTTCAGAGTACACAATCATGAGCTTCAGCAGTCTCGGCTTATCTCCAGAAATCAATCAAGCCGTAGCCGATCAGGGCTACTCAACGCCAACTCCCATTCAGGAGCAAGCGATCCCCGCTATCCTGCAAGGGCGAGACATCATGGCGGCAGCCCAAACCGGCACAGGTAAAACCGCAGGCTTTACCCTGCCAATGCTGGAACTACTCAGTAACAAGCCAAAGGTCCAGGCCAATCAGGTCAGAGCGTTAATCCTGACACCCACACGCGAGCTGGCCGATCAGGTATGGCAAAGTGTCGAGCTATACAGCAAACATCTGACCTTATCTTGTCAGGTTGTCTATGGTGGGGTCAAAATCAACCCACAAATGATGAAGTTACGCAAAGGTGCCGACGTGCTGGTTGCAACACCTGGTCGACTGCTCGATCTGTACCAGCAAAATGCAGTGAAGTTTGACCAACTGGAGATGTTTGTACTCGACGAAGCTGACAGAATGCTGGATATGGGATTTATTCATGATATCAAACGTCTGATCAAACTACTGCCGCAGCGCCGTCAGAACCTGCTGTTTTCAGCCACCTTTTCTGATGAGATCCGCAATCTGGCAAAAGGCCTGATCCAGGATCCGGTTGAGATTTCCGTGGCACCGGCAAACAGCACCGCCAAAAGCGTGACCCAATGGGTTTACCCGGTTGATAAAAGCCGCCGCACCGCACTGCTCAAACACTTGCTAACCACCCATGACTGGCAACAGGTACTGGTCTTTACGCGCACTAAACATGGTGCCAATCGCCTGGTACGGGATCTGGAGAAAAGCAAAATTAACGCGGCTGCCATTCATGGTAACAAGAGTCAGAGTGCTCGTATGAAAGCACTTGCGGGCTTTAAGAGTGGCGAGTTGCGAGTGCTGGTGGCCACCGACATCGTCGCGCGAGGCCTGGATATTCAGGAGCTGCCACACGTTGTCAACTTTGACTTGCCAAATGTGTATGAAGATTACGTGCATCGTATTGGTCGTACAGGCCGTGCTGGCGCGACAGGCGAAGCCGTTTCCTTTGTCAGCGAAGACGTCGCCAGTGACCTGTTTGGCATTGAGAGACTGATCCAACAACTGATCCCTCGCGTTGTTGAGCCGGGCTTCGAACCACAAAATCCGGTACCTGAATCTAAGTTGGACACGCGCCCCATTAAACCCAAAAAACCTAAAAAACCCAAGAAGCCAAAAACCGACACGGCTCAGCAAGGTGGGCAAAACGGCCAGGCCAACAAACCAAAAAGCAACCACAAAGCGCACTCTGGAAATGACAAACAAGGCGCGCCAAAACGCCGCAGAAGACGACCGGCTAACAGCCAGAATAAACCAACGAGCCACAAACCGGCTGCACAGAAAAAGTCCAGCCCGGATAGCGGAGCTAAGTAAGGCGTTTAGCACGCTAACTGTGAGCAAAACACGATGCCACCGCGCAAGACACACCGTCAGGTAGTCTGCCTCCGTGGCATGTTATACTTACCCTTTCAACCAAAAAGAAACCAGCTATGAGCACCTCTACGCCATTTTCCAGCATCAATTTGTCAGCTGCTTTGCAAGAAAACCTGACCTCTCTGGGTTATCACACCATGACCGACATCCAGGCTCAGACACTGCCACAGATCCTGGCCGGTAAAGACGTCATAGGTCAGGGAAAAACCGGCTCGGGAAAAACGGCAGCATTTGCCCTTGGCCTGCTCCATAACCTCAGGGTTAAGCGCTTTCGGGTGCAGGCACTGGTTGTTTGTCCCACCCGGGAGCTGGCAGATCAGGTCGCCGTGGAGATCCGTAAACTGGCACGAGCCATTCATAATATTAAAGTACTGACCTTGTGCGGCGGCGCTCCGATGGGACCACAAATAGGCTCTCTGGAGCACGGCGCACACATTGTGGTAGGCACACCCGGACGCATTGAAGAGCATTTGCGCAAAGGCCGCCTGTGCTTAGATGAGGTCAATACCTTTGTGCTGGATGAAGCCGATCGCATGCTGGAAATGGGCTTTGAAGAAGCCCTGGATTGTATCGTGTCGCACTGCCCACAACAGCGCCAGAATTTGCTATTTAGTGCCACTTACCCGGCGAAAATCGAACAGCTGGTTGGCCACATTATGCGGGACCCGGTTAAGGTCGAAGTCGTCGCACAACATGATCACAGTACCATAGAGCAGCATTTCTATGAGGTGGCCGATAACAACGAGCGTGACGCTACGCTGCATAAATTGTTAAGACAATTTCAACCCAACGCTGCAGTGGTATTTTGTAATACCAAAGCACAATGTCAGGACATCAGCGAGATGCTTCAAAGCTATGGTTTTGACTGCGCTGCCCTGCATGGCGACCTGGATCAGAAAGACCGGGACAAAACCCTGGTACGCTTTGCTAACCGTAGCTTAACTGTGCTCGTTGCGACCGATGTTGCAGCACGAGGCATAGATGTGGACCATGTAGACATGGTGATTAACTACCACATTGCCCACGACCCTGAGGTACATGTGCATCGTATTGGCCGTACCGGTCGCGCCGGGAAAACCGGAGTAGCCTGCTCGCTGATGAGCTACAAAGAATCCCACAAAGTGAATATGCTGGAAGACTACCTCGACTTGCGTATTGAACCCACGGCACTGCCGGGGGAACAGGTACTCTCAGCTCAGATTAATCGCGCGCCTATGGTCACGATACAAATTGATGGCGGCAAAAAAGCCAAGTTACGCCCGGGCGACATTCTTGGGGCACTGACTGCCAACCAGACCTTACAAGGCGATCAAATCGG contains:
- a CDS encoding helix-turn-helix domain-containing protein; the encoded protein is MDGRVKLNCHRLKELRKSLGLSQEKLACACQDQALCVSIATLKRAECGSRVYYRTAGDLARFYQIPVAELLSEQSS
- a CDS encoding DEAD/DEAH box helicase, translating into MSFSSLGLSPEINQAVADQGYSTPTPIQEQAIPAILQGRDIMAAAQTGTGKTAGFTLPMLELLSNKPKVQANQVRALILTPTRELADQVWQSVELYSKHLTLSCQVVYGGVKINPQMMKLRKGADVLVATPGRLLDLYQQNAVKFDQLEMFVLDEADRMLDMGFIHDIKRLIKLLPQRRQNLLFSATFSDEIRNLAKGLIQDPVEISVAPANSTAKSVTQWVYPVDKSRRTALLKHLLTTHDWQQVLVFTRTKHGANRLVRDLEKSKINAAAIHGNKSQSARMKALAGFKSGELRVLVATDIVARGLDIQELPHVVNFDLPNVYEDYVHRIGRTGRAGATGEAVSFVSEDVASDLFGIERLIQQLIPRVVEPGFEPQNPVPESKLDTRPIKPKKPKKPKKPKTDTAQQGGQNGQANKPKSNHKAHSGNDKQGAPKRRRRRPANSQNKPTSHKPAAQKKSSPDSGAK
- the dbpA gene encoding ATP-dependent RNA helicase DbpA, with translation MSTSTPFSSINLSAALQENLTSLGYHTMTDIQAQTLPQILAGKDVIGQGKTGSGKTAAFALGLLHNLRVKRFRVQALVVCPTRELADQVAVEIRKLARAIHNIKVLTLCGGAPMGPQIGSLEHGAHIVVGTPGRIEEHLRKGRLCLDEVNTFVLDEADRMLEMGFEEALDCIVSHCPQQRQNLLFSATYPAKIEQLVGHIMRDPVKVEVVAQHDHSTIEQHFYEVADNNERDATLHKLLRQFQPNAAVVFCNTKAQCQDISEMLQSYGFDCAALHGDLDQKDRDKTLVRFANRSLTVLVATDVAARGIDVDHVDMVINYHIAHDPEVHVHRIGRTGRAGKTGVACSLMSYKESHKVNMLEDYLDLRIEPTALPGEQVLSAQINRAPMVTIQIDGGKKAKLRPGDILGALTANQTLQGDQIGKIKVTAMSSYVAVERKYANQAVKMISEGKMKGRNFRARKLTR